The Achromobacter pestifer genome includes a region encoding these proteins:
- a CDS encoding YcjF family protein, protein MSTPRMDTPQLQDAIADAISTATRGAGRVNILVAGKTGVGKSTLINAVFRGDLAKTGAGKPVTQSTQEFTRAGHPLTIIDTRGLEVGDYERSRQQLADLIQERSASDDQDRHLHVAWLCIQDSSHRVEDAEIELCNMLSDAGIPVVAVLTKARKNSPFVDEARKLLPRAKQVVAVRALPEWIEELDAELPPMGLDNLIEATALHIPEAQQRAYANALSTRNKKALEVKKKRAEIEVNVAAGLAASAAAAPIPFSDAVALVPIQVGMIAKIGITFGMELNTAAITTLVTSTLGASAATLIGRSVVSGLLKFIPGAGSAVGGTIAATTAGAITKLLGNAYVAVLYDFCLKNPGKDIDISMIAKALKQRVTF, encoded by the coding sequence ATGAGCACGCCCCGCATGGACACGCCCCAATTGCAGGACGCCATCGCGGACGCCATCAGCACCGCGACGCGCGGCGCGGGGCGCGTGAACATCCTGGTCGCGGGCAAGACCGGCGTGGGCAAGAGCACGCTGATCAACGCCGTGTTCCGCGGCGACCTGGCCAAGACCGGCGCAGGCAAGCCCGTCACCCAGTCCACCCAGGAATTCACCCGGGCCGGCCATCCGCTCACCATCATCGACACGCGCGGGCTGGAAGTCGGCGACTACGAGCGCTCGCGCCAGCAGCTGGCGGACCTGATCCAGGAACGTTCGGCCTCCGACGACCAGGACAGGCATCTGCATGTGGCCTGGCTCTGCATCCAGGACAGCAGCCATCGCGTGGAAGACGCGGAAATCGAGCTGTGCAATATGCTGTCCGATGCCGGTATCCCCGTCGTGGCGGTGCTGACCAAGGCGCGCAAGAACAGCCCCTTCGTCGACGAGGCGCGCAAGCTGTTGCCGCGCGCCAAGCAGGTGGTGGCGGTGCGCGCGCTGCCGGAATGGATCGAGGAACTGGACGCGGAGCTGCCGCCCATGGGCCTGGACAACCTGATCGAAGCCACCGCCCTGCACATCCCCGAGGCGCAGCAGCGCGCCTATGCCAATGCCCTGTCCACCCGCAACAAGAAAGCCCTGGAAGTAAAAAAAAAGCGGGCTGAGATAGAAGTCAACGTGGCCGCAGGCCTGGCCGCCTCGGCCGCCGCCGCCCCCATTCCGTTCTCGGACGCCGTTGCGCTGGTGCCCATCCAGGTCGGCATGATCGCCAAGATCGGCATCACCTTCGGCATGGAACTGAATACGGCCGCCATCACCACGCTGGTCACCTCCACGCTGGGCGCGTCCGCGGCCACGCTGATCGGGCGCTCAGTGGTCTCCGGGCTGCTTAAGTTCATTCCAGGCGCGGGCAGCGCGGTGGGCGGCACCATCGCCGCCACCACCGCCGGCGCCATCACCAAGCTGCTGGGCAATGCCTACGTGGCCGTGCTGTACGACTTCTGCCTGAAGAATCCGGGCAAGGACATCGACATCTCGATGATCGCCAAGGCCTTGAAGCAGCGCGTCACCTTCTGA
- a CDS encoding HutD/Ves family protein has product MKQPEVHLYRAADYPRMPWRNGGGTTQEVACNPGGSSAAFDWRLSIADVAEDGGFSAFTGYQRIITVLEGQGIQLTVDGSEQAPLAPRQAYAFPGDAQVQCRLLDGPIRDFNLIYAPARCHARLQWVAGAGPWTFHSAARHVLVLNAGRSLSVGINGAPHALPSRYDCLHVETRDGLVEYRLESEAALDACVIELLPRVV; this is encoded by the coding sequence ATGAAGCAACCCGAAGTCCATCTGTACCGCGCCGCTGACTATCCGCGCATGCCCTGGCGCAACGGCGGCGGCACCACGCAGGAAGTCGCCTGCAATCCCGGCGGCAGCAGCGCCGCGTTCGACTGGCGCCTGTCCATCGCCGATGTGGCCGAGGACGGCGGCTTTTCCGCGTTCACCGGCTACCAGCGCATCATCACCGTGTTGGAAGGCCAGGGCATCCAATTGACGGTGGACGGCAGCGAGCAGGCGCCGCTGGCGCCGCGCCAGGCCTATGCCTTCCCGGGCGATGCCCAGGTGCAATGCCGCCTGCTGGACGGACCGATACGTGACTTCAACCTGATCTACGCGCCGGCGCGCTGCCATGCCCGGCTGCAATGGGTGGCGGGCGCGGGGCCATGGACTTTTCACAGCGCCGCGCGCCACGTACTGGTGCTGAACGCCGGCCGCTCGCTGTCGGTTGGCATCAATGGCGCGCCGCACGCGCTGCCCTCGCGCTATGACTGCCTGCACGTCGAGACGAGGGACGGCCTGGTTGAGTACCGCCTGGAAAGCGAGGCTGCGTTGGATGCCTGCGTGATCGAACTGCTGCCGCGGGTCGTCTGA
- a CDS encoding S-(hydroxymethyl)glutathione dehydrogenase/class III alcohol dehydrogenase, with the protein MKSRAAVAFGPGKPLEIVEIDVAPPQRGEVLVKITHTGVCHTDAFTLSGDDPEGLFPAVLGHEGAGVVVEVGEGVTSLKPGDHVIPLYTAECRECKFCLSGKTNLCQKVRATQGKGVMPDGTSRFSYEGKPLYHYMGCSTFSEYTVVNEISLAKINPAAPHEKVCLLGCGVTTGLGAVHNTAKVKEGDTVAVFGLGGIGLAVIQGAVQAKAGRIIAVDTNPNKFVLASAMGATDCVNPKDHDKPIQDVIVEMTDGGVDFSFECIGNVHVMRAALECCHKGWGESIIIGVAGAGQEISTRPFQLVTGRVWRGSAFGGVKGRTQLPGMVEDAMSGKIDLDPFVTHTLPLERINEAFDLMHEGKSIRTVIHY; encoded by the coding sequence ATGAAATCACGCGCAGCAGTCGCATTCGGACCCGGCAAGCCGCTGGAAATCGTTGAAATCGACGTCGCGCCGCCGCAGCGCGGCGAGGTGCTGGTGAAGATCACCCATACCGGCGTCTGCCACACCGACGCCTTCACCCTGAGCGGCGACGACCCCGAAGGCCTGTTCCCCGCCGTGCTGGGCCACGAGGGCGCGGGCGTGGTGGTCGAAGTCGGCGAAGGCGTGACCTCGCTCAAGCCGGGCGACCACGTCATTCCGCTCTACACGGCCGAATGCCGCGAGTGCAAGTTCTGCCTGTCCGGCAAGACCAACCTGTGCCAGAAGGTGCGCGCCACCCAAGGCAAGGGCGTCATGCCCGACGGCACCTCGCGCTTCAGCTACGAAGGCAAGCCGCTCTACCACTACATGGGCTGCTCGACCTTCAGCGAATACACCGTGGTCAACGAGATCTCGCTGGCCAAGATCAACCCGGCGGCCCCGCACGAAAAGGTCTGCCTGCTGGGTTGCGGCGTCACCACCGGCCTGGGCGCCGTGCACAACACTGCCAAGGTCAAGGAAGGCGACACGGTCGCCGTGTTCGGCCTGGGCGGCATCGGCCTGGCCGTGATCCAGGGCGCGGTGCAGGCCAAGGCCGGCCGCATCATCGCCGTGGACACCAACCCCAACAAGTTCGTGCTGGCCAGCGCCATGGGCGCCACCGACTGCGTCAACCCCAAGGACCACGACAAGCCGATCCAGGACGTCATCGTCGAAATGACCGACGGCGGCGTGGACTTCTCGTTCGAATGCATCGGCAACGTGCATGTGATGCGCGCGGCGCTGGAATGCTGCCACAAGGGCTGGGGCGAAAGCATCATCATCGGCGTGGCCGGCGCCGGCCAGGAAATCAGCACCCGTCCGTTCCAGCTGGTCACTGGCCGCGTCTGGCGCGGTTCGGCCTTCGGCGGCGTCAAGGGCCGCACCCAGCTGCCGGGCATGGTGGAAGACGCCATGAGCGGCAAGATCGACCTGGACCCGTTCGTGACGCACACGCTGCCGCTGGAACGCATCAACGAAGCCTTCGACCTGATGCATGAAGGCAAGTCGATCCGCACCGTCATCCACTACTAA
- a CDS encoding metal-sensing transcriptional repressor, with translation MPHSPEEKKRVVTRLRRIQGQALALERAVNEGTECGALLQQLAALRGAATGLMAEVLESHLRETFLQSAQGGRQDATIEPEAEIDLLMRLVRSYLK, from the coding sequence GTGCCGCACTCCCCGGAAGAGAAAAAGCGCGTCGTCACCCGCTTGCGCCGCATCCAGGGCCAGGCGCTGGCGCTGGAGCGGGCCGTGAACGAAGGCACGGAATGCGGCGCGCTGCTGCAGCAGCTGGCCGCCTTGCGCGGCGCCGCCACCGGCCTCATGGCCGAGGTGCTGGAAAGCCATCTGCGCGAAACCTTCCTCCAATCCGCCCAGGGCGGCCGCCAGGACGCCACGATCGAACCCGAAGCGGAGATCGATCTCTTGATGCGCCTGGTCCGTTCCTATTTGAAATAA
- a CDS encoding bifunctional metallophosphatase/5'-nucleotidase — protein MNTWKRNAGAAMLSALALLAGCGGGDDDDDKPVEQPEQPAPGRPMELTILHINDHHSNLDSKKKDLKLKNAAGARVAVNADTGGFPRVTGAINALAAQSANVLKLHAGDATTGTLYFNRAGEPGEADAAMMNTVCFDAMTLGNHEFDKGDSGLKRFIELLHAGACQTPVLSANVTFAAGSALNPTRAPGMVKPAVVLKRDGQDIGLVGLTIAAKTQQSSSPDVGTVFSDETAAAQRQIDALRAQGVNKIVVMSHIGYSYDKQVIAQLSGVDVVVGGDSHTLLGPAAMADYGVGSPAGAYPTVLQDKDGKRVCLVQAWEYSQVVGELKVSFDANGDVTACAGTPHVLMDGPLKVAGAAPSAADAAAIQADVQASGFLRMQTPDAQAAAVLQPFKARVDQFSRSLVASVPQELCSRRVPGGPGSRDYSRSSAACNTLGSVSLRGGDIQQLVAQAYLDVANASYGGADISLQSGGGVRVPLLGNATAANVIEVVPFGNMLWRLDVTGTEVKSMLEDGMQAVYGTGGSTGPYPYAGGLRWDVNAAQAQGSRVSNIEVRDQASGNWLPLDAGRSYKLFVLSFNATGGDGYKTLANVPASRRQDIGVLDADVLQAYIDKQAKDPVSGLPVLNLLPVSLYSTKTYSE, from the coding sequence ATGAACACGTGGAAGAGGAACGCGGGCGCGGCCATGCTGAGCGCACTGGCGCTGTTGGCCGGCTGCGGCGGCGGCGACGATGATGACGACAAGCCCGTCGAACAGCCCGAGCAGCCAGCGCCCGGCCGGCCGATGGAACTGACGATCCTGCACATCAACGATCATCATTCCAATCTGGACAGCAAGAAGAAAGATCTGAAACTCAAGAACGCCGCCGGCGCGCGCGTCGCCGTGAACGCCGACACTGGTGGGTTCCCGCGAGTGACCGGCGCAATCAACGCGCTGGCAGCGCAATCCGCCAACGTCCTCAAGCTGCATGCAGGCGACGCCACCACCGGCACGCTGTACTTCAACCGCGCGGGCGAGCCAGGCGAGGCCGACGCGGCCATGATGAACACCGTCTGCTTCGACGCCATGACTCTGGGCAACCATGAGTTCGACAAGGGCGACAGCGGCTTGAAGCGCTTCATCGAACTGCTGCACGCAGGCGCCTGCCAGACGCCCGTGCTGAGCGCCAACGTCACGTTCGCCGCCGGTTCGGCGCTGAACCCCACGCGCGCGCCTGGCATGGTCAAGCCCGCCGTGGTCCTCAAACGCGACGGCCAGGATATCGGCCTGGTCGGCCTGACCATCGCCGCCAAGACCCAGCAGTCGTCCAGCCCGGACGTCGGCACCGTGTTCTCGGACGAGACCGCGGCGGCGCAGCGGCAGATCGATGCGCTGCGCGCGCAGGGCGTGAACAAGATCGTGGTGATGAGCCACATCGGCTACAGCTATGACAAGCAGGTGATCGCGCAGCTGAGCGGCGTGGACGTGGTGGTCGGCGGCGATTCCCACACGCTGCTGGGCCCCGCCGCCATGGCGGACTACGGCGTGGGCTCGCCCGCGGGCGCCTATCCCACCGTGCTGCAGGACAAGGACGGCAAGCGCGTCTGCCTGGTGCAGGCCTGGGAATACTCGCAGGTGGTCGGCGAACTGAAGGTGAGCTTCGACGCCAACGGCGACGTCACCGCCTGCGCCGGCACGCCGCACGTGCTGATGGACGGCCCGCTGAAAGTGGCCGGCGCCGCGCCTTCGGCCGCGGACGCGGCCGCGATCCAGGCCGACGTGCAGGCCAGCGGCTTCCTGCGCATGCAGACGCCGGACGCGCAGGCTGCGGCCGTGCTGCAGCCGTTCAAGGCCCGGGTCGATCAGTTCAGCCGCAGCCTGGTCGCCTCGGTGCCACAGGAACTGTGCTCCCGCCGTGTGCCGGGCGGCCCGGGCTCGCGCGACTACAGCCGCTCCAGCGCCGCCTGCAACACCCTCGGCAGCGTCAGCCTGCGCGGCGGCGACATCCAGCAGTTGGTGGCCCAGGCCTACCTGGACGTGGCCAACGCCAGCTACGGCGGCGCCGACATCTCGCTGCAAAGCGGCGGCGGCGTGCGCGTGCCGCTCCTGGGCAACGCGACAGCCGCCAACGTGATCGAGGTGGTGCCTTTCGGCAATATGCTCTGGCGCCTGGACGTGACCGGCACCGAGGTCAAGAGCATGCTGGAAGACGGCATGCAGGCGGTGTATGGCACGGGCGGCTCCACCGGCCCGTATCCGTACGCCGGCGGCCTGCGCTGGGACGTGAATGCGGCCCAGGCCCAGGGCAGCCGCGTGTCCAACATCGAAGTGCGGGATCAGGCCAGCGGCAACTGGCTGCCGCTGGACGCAGGCCGCAGCTACAAGCTGTTCGTGCTGAGCTTCAACGCCACCGGCGGTGATGGCTACAAGACCCTGGCGAATGTGCCTGCCTCGCGCCGGCAGGACATCGGCGTGCTCGACGCCGATGTGCTCCAGGCCTACATCGACAAGCAGGCCAAGGACCCCGTCAGCGGCCTGCCAGTGCTGAACCTGCTGCCCGTGAGCCTGTACAGCACCAAGACGTACAGCGAGTAG
- a CDS encoding DUF1059 domain-containing protein codes for MTRKYIDCREYPSAMNCTVALAADSEGELLEAAVQHATTVHKHADTPELRSQLKSLFHDGTPPAETPSRA; via the coding sequence ATGACTCGCAAATACATCGATTGCCGCGAATACCCCAGCGCAATGAACTGCACGGTGGCGCTGGCCGCGGATTCCGAAGGTGAATTGCTGGAAGCGGCCGTGCAGCACGCCACCACGGTGCACAAGCATGCCGACACGCCCGAGCTGCGCTCGCAGCTGAAGTCGCTATTCCATGACGGCACGCCGCCGGCTGAAACCCCCAGCCGCGCGTGA
- a CDS encoding ornithine cyclodeaminase, with the protein MTMLLSTSDVAHIVALQGPQQVFSGLLDYLLSDFLRWQEFDKSARVASHSATGVIELMPTADSEYYSFKYVNGHPGNPQAGLSTVMAFGALAQVDTGEPLLISELTLTTALRTAVTSALAARALARPDSRKMALIGNGAQSEFQALAFHHILGIDTLHVYDVDAGATRKLESNLASVPGLRVVRFDSAADAVKGTDIVTTVTADKAYATILTADMVEPGMHINGVGGDCPGKTELHADVLRAGPVFVEYEPQTRIEGDLQQMPADFAVTELWRVLTGQSAGRKSAAEVTIFDSVGFALEDFSALRWLRDAAIRHGVGARIEVAPQLPDPKNLFEVVRAAALVPVRA; encoded by the coding sequence TTGACGATGCTGCTTTCAACTTCCGACGTGGCCCACATCGTGGCCTTGCAAGGCCCGCAACAGGTCTTTTCCGGTCTGCTGGACTATCTGCTGTCGGACTTTCTTCGATGGCAGGAGTTCGACAAGAGCGCGCGGGTGGCCAGCCACTCGGCAACCGGCGTGATCGAATTGATGCCCACCGCCGACAGCGAGTACTACTCCTTCAAGTACGTGAACGGCCACCCCGGCAATCCGCAGGCCGGCCTGTCCACCGTGATGGCGTTCGGCGCGCTGGCGCAGGTCGACACGGGCGAGCCGCTGCTGATCAGCGAACTGACCTTGACCACCGCATTGCGCACGGCCGTGACATCCGCCCTGGCGGCGCGCGCGCTGGCCCGGCCGGATTCGCGCAAGATGGCGCTGATCGGCAACGGCGCGCAAAGCGAGTTCCAGGCGCTGGCCTTCCATCACATCCTGGGCATCGACACCCTGCACGTCTACGACGTGGACGCAGGCGCCACACGCAAGCTTGAAAGCAATCTGGCTTCAGTGCCCGGCTTGCGCGTGGTGCGCTTCGATAGTGCGGCGGACGCGGTCAAGGGCACGGACATCGTCACCACGGTGACGGCGGACAAGGCCTACGCCACCATCCTGACCGCGGACATGGTCGAGCCGGGCATGCACATCAATGGGGTCGGCGGCGACTGCCCCGGCAAGACGGAGCTGCACGCGGACGTGCTGCGCGCGGGGCCGGTGTTCGTGGAATACGAGCCGCAGACGCGCATCGAGGGCGATCTGCAGCAGATGCCGGCCGACTTCGCGGTGACGGAACTGTGGCGGGTGCTGACGGGCCAGTCCGCCGGCCGCAAGAGCGCAGCCGAAGTGACCATTTTCGATTCGGTGGGCTTTGCGCTGGAGGACTTCTCGGCGCTGCGCTGGCTGCGCGACGCCGCCATCCGCCATGGCGTGGGCGCCCGCATCGAGGTCGCGCCGCAACTGCCGGATCCGAAGAACCTGTTCGAGGTGGTGCGCGCGGCTGCGCTTGTTCCGGTTCGGGCCTAG
- the hutC gene encoding histidine utilization repressor: MASHPPKLPIQANAPPAPLYAQVKQMIAQQIRSGAWPEHYRVPSESELVDELGFSRMTINRALRELTAEGLLVRMQGVGTFVAQPKARSALFAVNNIADEIAARNHRHHSRVVRLAEEPAGAEQALALDIRAGQPVYHSIIVHYEDDLPIQLEDRYVNVRLAPDYLKQDFTHSTPYEYLTRVAPLSEGEHVVEAILAKPRECQLLQIERDEPCLLISRRTWSGDRAVTLARLIHPGSRHRLEGKFTS, translated from the coding sequence GTGGCCTCCCATCCTCCCAAATTGCCCATCCAGGCCAATGCGCCGCCCGCGCCGCTCTATGCGCAGGTCAAGCAGATGATCGCGCAGCAGATCCGCAGCGGCGCATGGCCGGAACATTACCGGGTGCCGTCGGAAAGCGAACTGGTCGATGAGCTCGGCTTCAGCCGCATGACCATCAACCGCGCCCTGCGTGAATTGACGGCCGAGGGGCTGCTGGTGCGCATGCAGGGCGTGGGCACCTTCGTGGCCCAGCCCAAGGCGCGTTCGGCGCTGTTCGCCGTCAACAACATCGCCGACGAGATCGCGGCGCGCAACCATCGCCACCATAGCCGCGTGGTGCGCCTGGCCGAAGAGCCGGCGGGCGCCGAACAGGCGCTGGCGCTGGATATCCGCGCCGGGCAGCCGGTGTATCACTCGATCATCGTGCACTACGAAGACGACCTGCCGATCCAACTGGAGGACCGCTACGTCAATGTGCGCCTGGCGCCGGACTACCTGAAGCAGGACTTCACGCACAGCACGCCGTACGAATACCTGACGCGCGTCGCGCCGCTGAGCGAAGGCGAGCACGTGGTCGAGGCCATTCTCGCCAAGCCGCGCGAATGCCAGTTGCTGCAGATCGAGCGCGACGAACCCTGTCTGCTGATCAGCCGCCGTACCTGGTCGGGCGACCGCGCCGTCACCCTGGCCCGTTTGATTCACCCTGGTTCCCGGCATCGCCTGGAAGGCAAGTTCACCTCATGA
- a CDS encoding glycosyltransferase → MKILYTNFHQGDGGGHTTYVMSLARILCEKSEVTVAAPASSRLLAEAAALPGVRTLALEFKGRPLQQLRALRRLRALLRDERFDVVHANGSADHRLCMLATVGMGARRPFMVYTQHTDRSANSLGARVRAKWGTNRVICVCTHTFRRMKQSVFRNEDLRVVHNGVDTEKCSPASRREAAQARDSLLPEGMQGRLVIGSNAGTAVYKNWLDMVTAVSMLPESKRRQVVVLIAGKLPDAEQMRRVSELGMSEQVVFTGLLDDVGPFLSALDVGFVLSSKLETISFACREMMAAGNPVIVSAVGGLPENVTDGRDGWVVPPASVDSIVEALSKILENREALGVMGAEARSTALREFSLTTFVGKTERVYHESRVQPA, encoded by the coding sequence ATGAAGATTCTGTATACCAATTTCCACCAAGGCGATGGCGGCGGCCACACCACCTACGTGATGTCGCTGGCGCGCATCCTGTGCGAGAAGTCTGAGGTGACAGTGGCCGCGCCCGCCAGCAGCCGCCTGTTGGCCGAGGCCGCCGCCCTGCCTGGCGTGCGCACGCTGGCCCTGGAGTTCAAAGGCCGGCCGCTGCAGCAGCTGCGCGCGCTGCGGCGCCTGCGGGCTCTGCTGCGCGACGAACGCTTCGACGTGGTCCACGCCAACGGCTCGGCCGATCACCGCCTGTGCATGCTGGCGACCGTGGGCATGGGCGCGCGGCGTCCCTTCATGGTTTACACCCAGCACACCGACCGCAGCGCCAACAGCCTGGGCGCGCGGGTGCGCGCAAAATGGGGCACCAACCGCGTCATCTGTGTGTGTACTCACACATTTCGCCGCATGAAGCAGTCGGTCTTCCGCAATGAAGACCTGCGGGTGGTGCACAACGGCGTGGACACGGAAAAATGCAGCCCGGCCTCGCGCCGCGAGGCGGCGCAGGCGCGCGACAGCCTGTTGCCCGAGGGCATGCAGGGCCGGCTGGTCATCGGCAGCAATGCCGGCACGGCGGTCTACAAGAACTGGCTGGACATGGTGACTGCCGTGTCCATGCTGCCCGAGAGCAAGCGGCGGCAGGTGGTGGTGCTGATCGCGGGCAAGCTGCCGGACGCGGAGCAGATGCGCCGCGTCAGCGAACTGGGCATGTCGGAGCAGGTGGTGTTCACCGGCCTGTTGGACGACGTCGGCCCCTTCCTGTCGGCGCTGGACGTGGGCTTTGTGCTGTCGTCGAAGCTGGAGACGATTTCCTTCGCCTGCCGCGAGATGATGGCGGCCGGCAATCCCGTGATCGTCAGCGCGGTGGGCGGGCTGCCCGAGAACGTCACCGACGGCCGCGACGGCTGGGTGGTGCCGCCGGCCTCGGTGGACAGCATTGTCGAGGCGCTGTCGAAGATCCTGGAAAACCGCGAAGCCTTGGGCGTGATGGGGGCCGAGGCCCGCAGCACGGCGCTACGGGAATTTTCGCTGACGACATTCGTCGGCAAGACCGAGCGCGTCTATCACGAAAGCCGGGTGCAGCCGGCCTGA
- the hutU gene encoding urocanate hydratase → MENSTRYRDVVIRAPRGKQLNAKSWLTEAPLRMLMNNLDPDVAENPKELVVYGGIGRAARDWDCYDKIVESLKNLNEDETLLVQSGKPVGVFKTHANAPRVLIANSNLVPHWATWEHFNELDAKGLAMYGQMTAGSWIYIGSQGIVQGTYETFVEAGRQHYGGNLKGRWVLTAGLGGMGGAQPLAATLAGACSLNIECQQTSIDFRLRTRYVDEQARDLDDALARIAKYTQEGRAVSVALCGNAAEILPELVRRGVRPDMVTDQTSAHDPLNGYLPLGWTWQDYRARAKREPAAVIKAAKQSMAVHVQAMLAFQRQGIPTFDYGNNIRQMAKEEGVADAFDFPGFVPAYIRPLFCRGVGPFRWAALSGDPQDIYKTDAKVKELIPDDAHLHRWLDMARERISFQGLPARICWVGLGQRAKLGLAFNEMVRTGELSAPIVIGRDHLDSGSVASPNRETESMRDGSDAVSDWPLLNALLNTASGATWVSLHHGGGVGMGFSQHAGMVIVCDGTDEAAERIARVLTNDPGTGVMRHADAGYEAAIECAQEQGLNLPMLAAKR, encoded by the coding sequence TTGGAAAATTCAACCCGATACCGCGATGTCGTCATCCGCGCGCCGCGCGGCAAGCAACTGAACGCCAAGAGCTGGCTGACCGAAGCCCCCTTGCGCATGCTGATGAACAACCTGGATCCCGACGTGGCCGAGAACCCCAAGGAACTGGTGGTTTACGGCGGCATCGGCCGCGCCGCCCGCGACTGGGACTGTTACGACAAGATCGTCGAATCGCTCAAGAACCTGAACGAGGACGAAACCCTGCTGGTGCAGTCGGGCAAGCCGGTGGGCGTCTTCAAGACCCACGCCAACGCGCCGCGCGTGCTGATCGCCAACTCCAATCTGGTGCCCCACTGGGCCACCTGGGAACATTTCAACGAACTGGACGCCAAGGGTCTGGCCATGTATGGCCAGATGACGGCCGGCAGCTGGATTTACATCGGCAGCCAGGGCATCGTGCAAGGCACATACGAAACTTTTGTCGAGGCGGGCCGCCAGCACTACGGCGGCAACCTCAAGGGCCGTTGGGTGCTGACCGCCGGCCTGGGCGGCATGGGTGGCGCGCAGCCGCTGGCGGCCACGCTGGCCGGCGCTTGCTCGCTGAACATCGAATGCCAGCAGACCAGCATCGACTTCCGCCTGCGTACCCGCTATGTGGACGAGCAGGCCCGCGACCTGGACGACGCGCTGGCGCGCATCGCCAAGTACACGCAGGAAGGCCGCGCCGTCTCCGTCGCCTTGTGCGGCAATGCCGCCGAGATCCTGCCCGAACTGGTGCGCCGCGGCGTGCGCCCCGACATGGTGACCGACCAGACCAGCGCGCATGATCCCCTGAACGGCTATCTGCCGCTGGGCTGGACCTGGCAGGACTACCGCGCGCGCGCCAAGCGCGAGCCGGCCGCCGTCATCAAAGCCGCCAAGCAATCCATGGCCGTGCATGTGCAGGCCATGCTGGCGTTCCAGCGCCAGGGCATCCCCACCTTCGACTACGGCAACAACATCCGCCAGATGGCCAAGGAAGAAGGCGTGGCGGACGCATTCGACTTCCCGGGCTTCGTGCCCGCCTACATCCGGCCGCTGTTCTGCCGCGGCGTGGGCCCGTTCCGTTGGGCCGCGCTGTCGGGCGATCCGCAAGACATCTACAAGACCGACGCCAAGGTCAAGGAACTGATTCCCGATGACGCGCACCTGCACCGTTGGCTGGACATGGCGCGCGAGCGCATCAGCTTCCAGGGCCTGCCGGCGCGCATCTGCTGGGTGGGCCTGGGCCAGCGCGCCAAGCTGGGCTTGGCGTTCAATGAAATGGTCCGCACCGGTGAACTGTCGGCGCCCATCGTCATCGGCCGCGACCACCTGGATTCCGGCTCCGTCGCCAGCCCCAATCGCGAAACCGAATCCATGCGCGACGGTTCGGATGCGGTTTCCGACTGGCCGCTGCTGAATGCCCTGCTCAACACGGCCAGCGGCGCCACCTGGGTGTCGCTGCACCATGGCGGCGGCGTGGGCATGGGCTTCTCGCAGCATGCCGGCATGGTCATCGTCTGCGACGGCACGGACGAGGCCGCCGAGCGCATCGCCCGCGTGCTGACCAACGATCCGGGCACGGGTGTTATGCGTCATGCCGACGCCGGCTATGAGGCCGCCATTGAATGCGCGCAGGAGCAGGGCCTGAATCTGCCCATGCTTGCGGCCAAGCGCTGA
- the panB gene encoding 3-methyl-2-oxobutanoate hydroxymethyltransferase — translation MSTTATLNAAAAAASQPRLSVPGFRARKRQEPLVMLTAYTARMAELLDPHCDALLVGDSLAQTIYGLPSTVPVTLDLMIAHGAAVVRGSRRALVVVDMPFGSYEESPEQAFRSAARIMKETGAGAVKLEGGQSMAATVAYLSARGIPVMGHVGLTPQAVNILGGYGARGRGEAEYARIAADAAAVADAGAFSLVIEGVVEPLAASITEAVACPTIGIGASGRCDGQVLVVDDMLGMFDRTARFVKRYDDLAGRIQQAAQTYAGEVRARTFPESAHLYGVPGSA, via the coding sequence ATGTCCACGACCGCCACCCTGAACGCAGCCGCCGCGGCCGCCAGCCAGCCCCGCCTGAGCGTGCCCGGTTTCCGGGCCCGCAAGCGCCAGGAGCCCCTGGTGATGCTGACGGCCTACACGGCACGCATGGCCGAGCTGCTGGATCCGCATTGCGACGCCCTGCTGGTGGGCGACAGTCTGGCGCAGACGATCTACGGACTGCCTTCCACCGTGCCCGTCACGCTGGACCTGATGATTGCGCACGGCGCCGCCGTGGTGCGCGGCTCGCGCCGGGCGCTGGTCGTCGTCGACATGCCTTTCGGCAGTTATGAGGAAAGCCCCGAACAGGCCTTCCGTTCCGCGGCGCGCATCATGAAGGAAACCGGCGCGGGCGCGGTCAAGCTGGAAGGCGGCCAAAGCATGGCCGCCACCGTCGCCTATCTATCGGCGCGCGGCATCCCGGTCATGGGCCATGTGGGCCTGACGCCGCAGGCCGTGAACATCCTGGGCGGCTACGGCGCGCGCGGCCGCGGCGAAGCCGAGTACGCCCGCATCGCCGCCGATGCCGCCGCCGTGGCGGACGCCGGCGCGTTCTCGCTGGTGATCGAAGGCGTGGTCGAGCCGCTGGCGGCGTCGATCACCGAGGCCGTCGCCTGCCCCACCATAGGCATAGGCGCGTCCGGCCGCTGCGACGGCCAGGTGCTGGTGGTGGACGACATGCTGGGCATGTTCGACCGCACCGCGCGCTTCGTGAAGCGCTACGACGACCTGGCCGGCCGCATCCAGCAGGCCGCGCAGACCTATGCCGGCGAAGTCCGCGCGCGGACTTTCCCCGAATCGGCCCATCTTTACGGCGTGCCGGGCAGCGCCTGA